In Deltaproteobacteria bacterium, the genomic stretch AGCATTGCTTCAATGTCGCCAAATACACCCTTCCCATCCGCTAGAGCACAACCATCTGTCACTCATCCCAGAAGTGCCGATTGCTATAGATCTGTGCCGGAGCCTACCAACAAAGCGTTTCCTTTTGCAATCTTTACTCCGAATTGCCCATCAGACATCAGCATAACCGACCCTTCAACAAGGCTAATGTCAGTGTAATTCATGGGGCCAAATGACTGACTGTTGGTCAAAATCCTGTCCAGAATGGCTGCTGGGCTTTGGTATTTTCCTTTCTGTTGCTTCTTTGGCGCGGGCCATGGCGTCTAAATAACGAATTCGCTCCAAGAGCGCCGGGTGGGAGTAGTAGAAACAGGCGTACAGGGGGTGGGGATATAGGTTCGAAAGGTTTTCCCTGGCCATCCCTTTCAAGGCGTTCGCGAGGTCACTGGTCCCCTGCAACAGCCCGGCAGCATAGGAATCCGCTTCCCTTTCAAACCTCCTGGAAACCGCATTGCCTAACGGACCGAGAAATTGATCCGCGACCGCCCACAAAACCCCGACAAGAAGAAGTCCCACAAAGGAGACCACGTGATCAAAACCGAATGTCACAAAGAGAGTGGGCCACTCTATGAGTATTGAAGCCAGATAGAACATAAACAAAGAGAAAAGGCCAAGGAGCAGGATGGTCTTCAATATATGCTTTTTTTTCCAGTGCCCGATTTCATGGGCCAGGATGGCGACAATCTCCTGGTGGCTGTGCGAGGTGAGGAGCGTGTCAAAGAACACAATGCGTTTGGTCTTTGCCAATCCCGTAAAGTAGGCATTAGTGTGACGGCTTCGTTTTCCGGCGTCCATTTCAAACACACCTCCTACGGACAGGCCTCCCCGGACCATGATGTCTTTGACCTTTGCTTCAAGCGCCTCATCTTCTAAAGGATAAAACTTATTGAACCAGGGAGCGATTACAGTCGGATATATTATGAGCAACAGGAGTTGAAAAGCAAAGAATATGAACCATGCCCACAGCCACCAGAGGGCCCCGCCGTGTTCGATCAACAACAGAACCGCAAAAAGCAAGATGCCGCCGATTATTGAGCCAACC encodes the following:
- a CDS encoding M48 family metallopeptidase, which translates into the protein MSHIQQQMIPISPLLALYLAIFMAGVVLELALTRMNVRHLKKYGHTVPDPFKGYIDHEKLSKITDYTVENQNFGIFASCISNAFFLFVILSGLLPWFLSLIEGLGVGIIASGMVFFAALAVVQTFVSLPFNYYRTFIIEQRYGFNTSTLKIWVADIVKGLVVGSIIGGILLFAVLLLIEHGGALWWLWAWFIFFAFQLLLLIIYPTVIAPWFNKFYPLEDEALEAKVKDIMVRGGLSVGGVFEMDAGKRSRHTNAYFTGLAKTKRIVFFDTLLTSHSHQEIVAILAHEIGHWKKKHILKTILLLGLFSLFMFYLASILIEWPTLFVTFGFDHVVSFVGLLLVGVLWAVADQFLGPLGNAVSRRFEREADSYAAGLLQGTSDLANALKGMARENLSNLYPHPLYACFYYSHPALLERIRYLDAMARAKEATERKIPKPSSHSGQDFDQQSVIWPHELH